AGCTCGCTCATGCGGGCCATCAGGGCATCGTGGCGGGCCATTAGCTGCTGCTCGGCATAGGCCTGTTTCTCTTCGTCGCTCTGAAGCTGCAGGCAGCTCGAGGCCGCAACGGCCAGCAGCGGCAAGGCCCGCAGCCAGCCTGGGGTGCTACGTCGGGTGTTCACGGGTGCAAAGGTAGCCCGCCATTGATTATTTGGTGTGCCCGCCAAGCAAAGCGGGGCTGAGCACCGCCCAGCCCCGCCAAAGGGTTAAAAGTTCCAGTGTTGCTCGCCGTACTGCCACAGCCAGGCGGCCACGTGCCAGAGGCCCCAAGCCACCAACCCGAACATCAGCAGCAAGCCTACGGCCACGGCTGCGATAATGCCGGTGCCGCGGCCCTGGTAGCGCCCCTCGGCGTAGTGGCGGCGCAGCAGGCGCACGTTGCGTTCGTTGCTCTTGTAGGCGAAATCGAACACGTTGCCGATGATGGGGATGCTGCCGATGAGGGTATCGAGCAGCACGTTGAGCACCATGAGCACGATAACCTTGCGCGAGGCGCCGTGGCGTACCATCGTCATGATGAGCGTGGCCGACACGGCAAAGGAGCCTAGGTCGCCCACGACGGGAATGAGGCCCAGGAGCGGATCGAGGCCGAAGCGAAAGTTAGTGCCGGGCAACCGAAACTGGCTGTCCATGAGGTGGGCTACGTGGTCGACCCAGCGCAGGCGGGCGTCGGTATCGGGCGGCGAGCCGGTGCGGGTGTGGGCGTAGCGGTTGGGCACGGAAGCGGAAGTAGCCATGGGCGCAGGGGCGAGCCAAGGAGCTCAGCAGTTTACTTGTACGCAAACCCTAGGTGCTCGGATAAACATGCGGCGCGGGCAGCCGCTGGGCACAGCTTCGGTGGGTTAGGGGCGGCGAGCAGGCCTGCCCCGCCGCGGCGCCGCTCCCGCCGGGCAGGCGCGTGCGGCGGCACCTAGGCGCCGATCACCAGGGCCGCCAAAGCCCGGCAGGCGGCCGGCAACAGCACGAGCAGCCATAGCAGGCGGTGGCGGGTTGGGTAGCTGATAACGAGTGGCATAACAAGCTATTTGTCAGTAACCAGTGCAGCCAGGCAGGGCTGAATAATCGCGCCAAGGTAGCTGGCCCGCTGGTACCGGCAACCACGGCCCGGATGTTTACTTCTTCGACGAGAGCAAGTCGATCCAGCCGTCTTCGCTTACTACCACCGCCAGCGTGGGGTAGCGGGCACTTTCGACGTAGCGCACGGCCGAGTTGTAGCGCGAGCCGCGCGAGGAGTCGCCTTTTTCGGTGGCCAGCCCGTCGAGAATGGCCCCAATGGCAAAGCATGTGCCTTGCGGATCGATGAGCACGGCGCCGTCGATGTTGGTGACGAGGCACAGCACCGAGGGCGTGATAAACCTAGGGGCCACCCGGAAGCTCTGCCGCGTGAGGCGCTTGGCCTCGGCCGCCGCGTTTTCCGAAATAACCAGAATGGTGCCGGTGCGCTGCGTGGTGGCCTTCATGGTCAGCTCCCAGAGGTTTTCCACGGTGCTGGCGTCGAGGGCAGGCCAGAGGCGCTGAATGGTGGCCGCAAAAAACTGCTCGTTGATGCGCGCCTGCGGCAGCCGGGGCGTGCCCGATACCACGCGCATCATCAGCTCCTTGTCGTGGCTGAGCTCCCAGTTGTGGTGGGTGGTGAAGCGCACCATAAACAGCGGCTCGTACTGCTCGTCGGCCGGTTCGGCCAAGTGCCCCAGGCCAAATACCTGGGTGCCATCGGAGATAAGCGAAGTGCGGCCTTCGCTCATTTCGAGCAGCTTGCGCACGGAGCGGTGGTCGCGCAGGGGCACCGGGGTTTCGAGCGTGAGCACGGGTACCACAGCGGGGTGGTTGCGGCGGGCAATGAGCATGGTGCCTTTGCCCTCGATGCCCTCGTGGCGCAGGGCGGCCACGCCGTTGCAGGCGTCGTAGAGGCCGTGGTTGCCGCTGGAGGGGGCGTGCATAAAGCGCCGGCCGGCGGCGCGCAGCAGCTCGTTGTAGTCGCGGTCGAGAATGGGGCGGTCTTCTTCCTGGTCGAGGTCGGTGCCGCGCAGGGCCTTGCTGCAGTCGAGCAGAAACTCGCGCACTACCGCGTGCAGCAGCGACACCGGGCGGGCATCGGGCGTTTTGGGGTTGGCGGGCAGGGCGTAATAGCTGGCAAAAGGCTCGGCCGAAAGCTGCAGCACCGCCATGATGAGGTAGCCGTTCAGCAGCACCGGCATCGAGCAGAACACGCGGCGGCCCAGGCCCGTGGCTTTGCTTTCGAGCTCCAACTCCACGGCGCGGCGCAGCAGCAGGTACCAGCGTTGCTTTTCGAGGCGGTCCTGCTCCTCGTGGTACAGGTGGTACACGGGCTCGTAGGTGCCCTCGCGCTCCAGCGAGTTGGCGCGCTCCTTTACGTGGGCGAAATCGGCGGAGGTGTAGTCGTGCGAGCCGGCCTCGAGGCGCACGGCATCGGGCGATTCGCTGCCCCGCGACACCGCCAGGCCCACCAAAAACACATCGGGCCGCAGCGTACGATCGAGCAGGTTAAATATGCCCTCGGCGAACAGCTGCGCCGATACCCGGAACAAACTTTGGTATTCCCACATCAGGAGGTAATAAAGCAGGCTGGCCGCAGCACGGCCTCCAACATGAGGCATGGTACGTGCAAAGCGGCCCGAGGTATACGAAAGCCCGGCCGCCGGGCTTGCCAGCCCGCCGGCAAAGCCCGTAACAATTTGGCTGCAGGCAGGTTGAAGCACTACCCGGGAACCAAGAAGTATTGCGCGCCCCGGGGAATTGCTTTAACTTGGGTAACAGGCTCCGGCCTTCATTTTTTGGCCCTGCGTTGGTATGCTGGTGGATCTACTTCTTGGTGGGATTTGTGCGTTGATGTGGCTGCCGCTGGTTACGGGTTATTGTGCCCAAAGCTACGGCCGCTCGTTCTGGTTGTGGTTTGCGCTGGGCTGCTGTTTCCCAATCGTTTCCTTCTTCGTGCTTTTCGGGCTGATCTACCGCTCCGAGCGCGACCCGGGCAACCATTTGCTGGAAGAAGCACGCCGCATTTTGGCCGAAGCCGAAGCCCACGAAGTGGAGCCCCTGGGCGAATAACCACACCTTTCCGGCGCACCTGCGGGCCGCTTGCCGCGGCCTAGGTGGCCGTGTGCTGCAGCCATTGCGCCATGCCCCGGGCAGCCCAGGCCCCGGTGCTAAAGCACCCCTGCAGCAGGTAGCCGCCCGTGGGCGCTTCCCAATCCAGCATTTCGCCGGCCACAAACACGCCGGGGCGGCGCAGCAGCATCAGGTGCTCGTTTACTTCCTCGAAGGGTACGCCGCCGGCCGTGCTGATGGCTTCGTCGAGGGGGCGCAGGGCCGTAATGGGTAGGGGCAGGGCCTGCAATAGTTTGGCTAGCCGGGCAGTATCGGCCAGGGTGGCCGCGGGGGCCACCTCGCGCAGCAGCGTAGGAATGGGTGGGCCCAGCTTCAGGTGTTGGCGCAGCACATCGGGCAACGAGCGGCCGCGGCGGGCTTGCTGCAGCCGTTGCAGTACCTCGGCAGGCCCTAGGTCGGGTTTGAGGTTGAGCAGCAGCTGGGCCGGCACTTGGGCTTGCAGGGCCTCCCGAATGGCGGGCGTAAGGGCGTACACCGGGGTGCCCTCGAGGCCGTATTCCGTCAGCATTACCTCGCCGCGCGCCTCGTGTTGGCCGCAGCGCAAAAGCACGTTTTTCAGCGGCGTGCGGCCCACCTTCTCCCGAAAAAAAGCCGACCAGGCCACCTCTACCCCGCAGTTGCTGGGCCTGAAGGGCACGCTTTGCAAACCCAGGGCCTGCTCGAGTACCGGCAGCCACTGGCCATCGGAGCCGGTTTTGGCCCAACTGGCGCCGCCCAAAGCCAGCAGCGTAGCCCTGGGCGCCACCGAAAACTCGGTGCCGGTACGCTCGTTGCGCATCAGCAGCCCGCCGCCGGGGCCAAAACCCAGCCAGCGGTGGCGGGTGTGCAGCTGCACGCCCAGGTGCTCGAGGCGCTGCAGCCAGGCCCGCAGCAGGTGGGCCGGCTTGTGCTCCTCAAGCGGAAACACGCGCCCGCTGCTGCCCACGTACGTGGCAATGCCCAATTGGGCAGCCCAGCGGCGCAGCTCGGCGGGCCCAAAGTGCCCTAGGTACTGCTCGAAGGCTTGCCGCCGATGACCGTAGCGCGGACCGAAAGCGGCCACCGGCTCGCCGTTGGTGAGGTTGAAACCGCCGTGGCCGGCCACCAGAAACTTCCGCCCCGGCGTGGCCTGCGCCTCGTACACGGCTACGCCTTGCACCCCGGCCTCGGCCAGGTGTTGGGCGGCCACCAGCCCGGCCGGGCCGCCGCCAATAATGGCTACTGTGGGGTGCTGCTGCATGGGCGTATGGGCTGCAAACTTAACCATGCCGGGGCCTTATAACCCGCCAAACCCGGCCGGGCTGCGTATGTTGAGCGCATGGGACCGTACTCCATCCTCATTTACCTGAGCGTTGCCATCATCCTGTCGTACCTGTTCGACATGGCCGCGCGGGCTACCAAAATACCGTCGGTGCTGATGCTATTGCTCACGGGCATAGCCATTAAGCAAGCCGTCGACTACGCCGGGACGGCCGTGGTGCTGCCCCAGGTTACATTGCAGCTGCTCGGCATTGTGGGCCTGATCATGATCGTGCTCGAGGAGTCGCTCAACCTCAAAATAAACCCCGAAAAAGGCCCGCTGATCCGGCGCGCGTTTGTGGCCGCCGCCGTGATGCTGCTGGTGCAGGCCCTGACCATTGGTTGGCTGCTGCAGTTGTACCTAGGGATGCCGTTCCAGACGTGCCTGCTCAACGCCGTGCCGCTGGCCGTTATCAGCAGTGCCGTGGCCATACCCAGCGTGGCGGGCCTCGGGGGCGAAAAGCAGGAGTTTATCGTGTACGAAAGCACGTTTTCCGACATCCTGGGCATCATGTTTTTCAACTTCGTGGCGCAGGACAACTTCGCGCAGGGCGTGTCGGTGCTCACCTTCGGCCGCGACATCATCGCGGTGGTGCTGGTATCGGTGCTGAGTACGGTGGTGCTGGCCTTTCTGCTCGATCGGATTCGCCTGCACGTCAAGTTCTTCCTGATTCTGGCATTCCTGATTCTGATTTACTCGCTGGCCAAAAAGCTGCACTTGTCGTCGTTGCTGGTGGTGCTGGTGTTCGGCCTCACGGTTAGCAATGCCGAGCTGTTTTTGCGCGGGCCGGTGCGCCGTTGGCTCCGCCTCGAGCGCCTGCAGGAGGAGCTGCATCAGCTGCAAAGCATCACGGCCGAGTCGGCTTTCCTCATCCGCACGTTCTTCTTTTTGCTTTTCGGCTTCTCCATCACGCTCAGCAACGTGCTCGATGCGCGCCTGCTGCTGCAAGGGGCGCTGATTGTGGGCGTGCTCACGGCCATTCGCTATGTGTACCTGCGCTACGTATCGCGCTCCAGCCTGGTGCCGGAGGTGTTTATCGCGCCCAAAGGCCTCATTACCATTTTGTTGTTTTACAGTATTCCCGAGAAACACCTCATCGAGGGCGTCAGCGAAAACATCCTGTTCGTGGTAATCCTGCTCACCGGCCTGCTGATGCTCGTCGGGCTTCAGCTGCCCAGCAAAGAGCCCGCCCAGTTGGGGGAATATTAGGAGCTTGGGAGTTAAAGAGTTTTGCGTTTAGGAGTTGGGCAGGCTTGTTATCCTGACGAGGAACCTCACCCCCAACTCCCTCTCCCAAGGAGAGGGGAGCCAGGCGACCTAGGGCCCGGCTGTCATGTCGAGCGAAGCGAGACATCTGGCGTGCTGTCGTCCGTTAGCATACACTCCCCCTCTCTTTTGGAGAGGGGGCCGGGGGGTGGGGTCCCGGTAGAGCTCTTCGCTTGGCTCAGGATGACAGGTAGGAACGGTCAGGCCTGGATGTAGTTGGCTCCTATTCCAACTACTCATCAGCTTAACTCTCAAAACCTACCGACTCCTGAACTCAAAACTCGCAAACTCACCAACTGCACTTACTCGCTTTCCTTGATGAGCTGTTTGCGGTAGCCGGCCAGGATGGCCGATTTGAGCAGGAAGCCAACGTAACGGCCGTTTTTGAGCACCGGCAGCGCCCATACGTTGAGCTGCTCCATGCACCGCAAAATGTCGAGCAGGGTATCGTCGACGTTGATGGTGGCGGGGGGCTCGGTCATCAGGTCGCTTACGCGGGTGGTGTTGTAGTGCTCCTCGTCGAACAGGGCGTCGCGCACCTGATCGAGGGAAATGATGCCGACCAGGGCCCCGTCGTTATCCACCACCGGAAAGAGGTTGCGGGTGGCATGGCGGAAAATGTCTACCAGTTCACCTAGGGTTGCATCGGGCTGAATGGGCTCGAAATCGGTTTCCACCATTCGCGGCAAATCGAGCTGGGCGAGCAGGCCCCGGTCGCGGTCTTGGTGCACATACACGCCGCGCTGCACCAGCTTGCGCGTGTACACCGAGTACGGCTCGAAGTAGCGGGTGATGATGTAGGAGCAGCTCGTTACGAACATCAGCGGCACAAACAGCGCGTACCCGCCCGTGATTTCGGCGATTAGGAAGATGGCCGTGAGCGGCGCGTGCACCACGCCGGCCAGCGTGCCGGCCATGCCCAGCACCACAAAGTGCACCTCGGGCACCACAAACAGGCCGCTCAGGTTGATCAGCCGGGCAATGACAAAACCCAGCAAGGCCCCCGAAAACAACGACGAGCCGAACATGCCGCCGTTGCCGCCCGCGCCAATGGTAATGCACGTGGCAAACACCTTCAGGAGCATGGAGCTGCCGGCCACCAGCAGCAGAATCCACACATTTTCGTCGCGGTACACCGAGAAAATACTCGCATCGAGCAAGTGGCTGGGCTCGCCGCTCAGCAACGACTGCACAATGTTGTAGCCCTCGCCGTAAAGCGTCGGGAACAAAAATACCAGCACGCCCAGGGCCGTGCCGCCGAGCAGCACCTTGCGGTACGAGCCGCGCCACCGCTCAAACCACTTTTCGGCCGCGAAGTAAATGCGGATCATGTAGACCGAAAGCAGGGCCGCGCCCAGGCCCAGCAGCAGGTAAAACGGCACCGTATCGACGGACCAACTGGTGGTAATCAGCACGAAGGGCTGGCCCGAAAACAGCAGCTTGGACACCAGCGTGGCCGTGGCCGAGGAGATGAGCAGCGGAATGAAAAACGGCGCCGACAGCTCGCTCAGCACTACCTCCACCGCAAACAGCACCCCCGCAATGGGCGAGTTAAAGATGGCCGCCACGCCGGCCGCGGCGCCGCAGCCCACCAGCAGGCGCCGCTCGCGCCGGCTCACGCGCAGCACGCGGGCCAGGTTGGAGCCAATGGCCGAACCCGTAACCGAAATGGGCGCCTCCAAACCCGCCGACCCGCCAAACGTAACCGTCAGGAACGAACTGACCCACTGCGAGTACATGCGCGAGCGGGGTACCACCGAGCCTTGGCGCGCCACCGAGTAGATGATGGGCCCGATGCCGCGCCCCAATTGCCCGCCCAGCACGTAGCGCGTAAAGAGCACCGTTAGGGCAATGCCGATGATGGGGTACAGAAACAGCGCGAATACCCGCTTTTGCTCGGGTACCCAGCCGTAGAGCAGCTCCTGGCCCCAGTGCACACTGTTTTTGAGCAGCACGGCCGCCAGGCCGGCCAGCGCACCTACCAAAATGCTCACC
The sequence above is drawn from the Hymenobacter sp. YIM 151858-1 genome and encodes:
- a CDS encoding bacteriorhodopsin — its product is MDLLLGGICALMWLPLVTGYCAQSYGRSFWLWFALGCCFPIVSFFVLFGLIYRSERDPGNHLLEEARRILAEAEAHEVEPLGE
- a CDS encoding chloride channel protein, with the translated sequence MPKNVVHRLLSPLLLWRLRHVSDRLYLIMVSILVGALAGLAAVLLKNSVHWGQELLYGWVPEQKRVFALFLYPIIGIALTVLFTRYVLGGQLGRGIGPIIYSVARQGSVVPRSRMYSQWVSSFLTVTFGGSAGLEAPISVTGSAIGSNLARVLRVSRRERRLLVGCGAAAGVAAIFNSPIAGVLFAVEVVLSELSAPFFIPLLISSATATLVSKLLFSGQPFVLITTSWSVDTVPFYLLLGLGAALLSVYMIRIYFAAEKWFERWRGSYRKVLLGGTALGVLVFLFPTLYGEGYNIVQSLLSGEPSHLLDASIFSVYRDENVWILLLVAGSSMLLKVFATCITIGAGGNGGMFGSSLFSGALLGFVIARLINLSGLFVVPEVHFVVLGMAGTLAGVVHAPLTAIFLIAEITGGYALFVPLMFVTSCSYIITRYFEPYSVYTRKLVQRGVYVHQDRDRGLLAQLDLPRMVETDFEPIQPDATLGELVDIFRHATRNLFPVVDNDGALVGIISLDQVRDALFDEEHYNTTRVSDLMTEPPATINVDDTLLDILRCMEQLNVWALPVLKNGRYVGFLLKSAILAGYRKQLIKESE
- a CDS encoding cation:proton antiporter; the encoded protein is MGPYSILIYLSVAIILSYLFDMAARATKIPSVLMLLLTGIAIKQAVDYAGTAVVLPQVTLQLLGIVGLIMIVLEESLNLKINPEKGPLIRRAFVAAAVMLLVQALTIGWLLQLYLGMPFQTCLLNAVPLAVISSAVAIPSVAGLGGEKQEFIVYESTFSDILGIMFFNFVAQDNFAQGVSVLTFGRDIIAVVLVSVLSTVVLAFLLDRIRLHVKFFLILAFLILIYSLAKKLHLSSLLVVLVFGLTVSNAELFLRGPVRRWLRLERLQEELHQLQSITAESAFLIRTFFFLLFGFSITLSNVLDARLLLQGALIVGVLTAIRYVYLRYVSRSSLVPEVFIAPKGLITILLFYSIPEKHLIEGVSENILFVVILLTGLLMLVGLQLPSKEPAQLGEY
- a CDS encoding DUF4112 domain-containing protein — its product is MATSASVPNRYAHTRTGSPPDTDARLRWVDHVAHLMDSQFRLPGTNFRFGLDPLLGLIPVVGDLGSFAVSATLIMTMVRHGASRKVIVLMVLNVLLDTLIGSIPIIGNVFDFAYKSNERNVRLLRRHYAEGRYQGRGTGIIAAVAVGLLLMFGLVAWGLWHVAAWLWQYGEQHWNF
- a CDS encoding BaiN/RdsA family NAD(P)/FAD-dependent oxidoreductase; this translates as MVKFAAHTPMQQHPTVAIIGGGPAGLVAAQHLAEAGVQGVAVYEAQATPGRKFLVAGHGGFNLTNGEPVAAFGPRYGHRRQAFEQYLGHFGPAELRRWAAQLGIATYVGSSGRVFPLEEHKPAHLLRAWLQRLEHLGVQLHTRHRWLGFGPGGGLLMRNERTGTEFSVAPRATLLALGGASWAKTGSDGQWLPVLEQALGLQSVPFRPSNCGVEVAWSAFFREKVGRTPLKNVLLRCGQHEARGEVMLTEYGLEGTPVYALTPAIREALQAQVPAQLLLNLKPDLGPAEVLQRLQQARRGRSLPDVLRQHLKLGPPIPTLLREVAPAATLADTARLAKLLQALPLPITALRPLDEAISTAGGVPFEEVNEHLMLLRRPGVFVAGEMLDWEAPTGGYLLQGCFSTGAWAARGMAQWLQHTAT
- a CDS encoding diadenylate cyclase, with product MPHVGGRAAASLLYYLLMWEYQSLFRVSAQLFAEGIFNLLDRTLRPDVFLVGLAVSRGSESPDAVRLEAGSHDYTSADFAHVKERANSLEREGTYEPVYHLYHEEQDRLEKQRWYLLLRRAVELELESKATGLGRRVFCSMPVLLNGYLIMAVLQLSAEPFASYYALPANPKTPDARPVSLLHAVVREFLLDCSKALRGTDLDQEEDRPILDRDYNELLRAAGRRFMHAPSSGNHGLYDACNGVAALRHEGIEGKGTMLIARRNHPAVVPVLTLETPVPLRDHRSVRKLLEMSEGRTSLISDGTQVFGLGHLAEPADEQYEPLFMVRFTTHHNWELSHDKELMMRVVSGTPRLPQARINEQFFAATIQRLWPALDASTVENLWELTMKATTQRTGTILVISENAAAEAKRLTRQSFRVAPRFITPSVLCLVTNIDGAVLIDPQGTCFAIGAILDGLATEKGDSSRGSRYNSAVRYVESARYPTLAVVVSEDGWIDLLSSKK